The nucleotide sequence TACTTCAACCGCCACTTCTCGGTCGTGCACGGTTCTCACTCGGCGGACGGCTCCTGGACCCGTGCGATGCGCCCTGACTGCTCGCTCCGGGTTCGTCCGCTGACCGCGGTCCCCGGTGACGCCGAACTCGATGTCTGGGTTCATTTCGATGCGAAGTACCGCGTTGATCGCCTGGTGGAGCAGCTGTCGGTGGCCGAGGAGACGGTGGAGGCGCAGGCCGCGGCCGAGGAGGAGCGGGCCGAGACAGTCGCTCGGAGCAAGCGTGAGGACCTGCTCAAGATGCACGCCTACCGGGACGCTATCCACCGTACGGCGGGCGCCTACGTGCTCTACCCGGGCGATGTGCCGGTACAGGTGAGCCGGTACTGGGAGCTGCTCCCGGGGCTCGGAGCGTTTCCGCTCCGACCGGGTCCGCTGGGCGCGTTCGGGGCCCAGGAACTTGAGCAGTTCGTGGACAGCGTCATCGAGCACGTGAGCGACCAGGCGAGCGACGACGAGCGGGACCGGTTCTGGACAGCCTCGGTGCGTCAGCGCAACCATGCCGCTCCGCGCGGGCTCGCGCCGGCGTCGTTCCTCGAACGACCGCCGGCCGATACCGGAGTCTTGCTCGGGTATGTGCGTGGGGATGCGCACCGCGGATGGATCGAGGACACCGGTCTGTACAACGTGCGTGCTGGCGACCGCCCTCTCTGCCAAGATCACCTGAGACAGGTTGAAGTCAGCGGTTCACAGTAGAGGGCGTGATCGGAGATCCTGGTGCTCGTGTCATCGGAGGAGCGTCGCGGTGCGGGGGCCGGCAGCAGCGGGTCGACGGCGTCGTCGTCGGGTCCGCGGTCGGCTGGTGGTCCGTCGCCGCGTCCGTCGCGTAGGTCGTTCAGCGCGGAATACAAGCTGGCGATCGTCGCGGAGTATGAGAACGCGCCGAACGGTGAGAAGGGCGCGGTCCTGCGCCGGGAGGGCCTGTATTCGTCGCACGTGATCGAGTGGACCCGGGCCCGGGACGTCGGCGCGCTGGAGGGCGTAGCCGATTCGAGGCGGTCGGCGAAACGTCCGAAGCGGTCGGCGGAGGCGGCCGAGTTGGAACGGCTCCGGGCCCGGAACGCGAAACTCGAATCCGACCTGACGAAGACGCGGACCGCGTTGGACATCATGGGAAAAGCGCACGCGCTCTTGGAGCAGCTGTCCGAGAGCGCGGACGACCAGGAACCACCGGCGCCGCGGAAGCGGCGTTGAACGGCGCGTTCACCGAGTTGCGCGCCGCTGAGGTGTCGATCAAGGCGGCGTGCGCGTTGACCGGTCGGTCGCGGGCCACGCACTACCGCCGCGCCGACCCGGCGGGGGTGACGCTCGGGCCGCTGCACGGCCCGCACCGTGCGCGCCGGCTCCCGCCCTCGACGATCACCGACGACGAGCGTGCCGCCGTGCTCGCGCTGCTGAACTCCGAGGACTACCGGGATCTGGCCATTCCGCAGGTGTGGGCCCGGGAGCTCGACGAGGGCCGGTGGTGGTGCTCGCAGTCGAGCATGTACCGGATCGCCCGCGCAGCGGGTCAGAACCGGGAACGGCGCGCCCAGGCCACGCATCCGCCGCGGGTGCGCCCGGAGCTGGTCGCTCATGGCCCGAGCGAGGTGTGGTCGTGGGACATCACCGCGCTGAAGGGCCCGCGGAAGGGCGAGTGGTACAAGCTGTATGTGGTGCTCGACATCTTCTCCCGCTACGTAGTCGGATGGCTCGCCGCGAACGCTGAGGATGCCGTCGTGGCGAAGGATTTCCTCGCCGACGCAGTCGCCCGCAACCACGTCATCCCGCAGACGATTCATGCCGACCGGGGCGGGTCGATGACCTCGAAACCGGTATCGGAGCTGATGGTCGATCTCGGTATCTGCCGGTCACATTCCCGGCCGCAGTGCTCGAATGACAACCCGTTCTCCGAGGCGCAGTTCAAGACGCTGAAGTACGTGCCGGACTTCCCGGACCGGTTCGGCTCGCTCGCTGATGCCCGCGCGTTCTGCGAGCGGTTCTTCGAGCACTACAACCACGAGCATCGGCACTCCGGCATCGGCATGCACACCCCGGCGTCGATCCACTTCGACACCGCGACCGAGGTCCGGGCTCAGCGTCAGACCGTCCTCGACCGCGCACACGCCCAGTATCCCGAGCGATTCAGTCGCCGGCCCAGCCCGCCGCGCCTGCCCGAGCAGGCGTGGATCAATCAACCCGTCCTACAGCCAACTCAGTAAGATCAACTGTCTCAGTTGACTTGACAGCTACCGACCGTGCCGGTGCTGTCACGTTGGGGAGCCGAGAGCTCAGCGCCTCCCTCGTCCTGCTCTACGGCAACGGTGACGCAGGTCTGCGATGTGTCCGCCTGGCACGGGTGGGAACGTGGCGGGCCGCCGACCAGGCGGACCTCCTCCGGTGGGGCTATCCGGATCCGCGGGGGAGCCTCTACTTCGTCACCGATCTGACGCCGGTACCGGATGTGCCGAACTGGCTGGACTCGCTCGACATCCGGTGGCTCCTGCCGAAGGCACACCGCCCGGGCGCTCCGATCGCCGTCACCTGGTGGGATGTCCTGCGCAGCGGCTCGAGCTCAGCTGGCCGGTGACCTCCCGGACGGGCGCTACGGGGACCTGCACACCACTCTCTCCGCAGGATCGTCGTCTCTCTCTGCAGGATCGTTGTCGGAGAGCGGGCGGCACCCTTGTTGCGGCCGGGCGGTGCGAGCCACGATTCGTCACTCCCGGTCGCCCGCCGGCTCCTCCCGCAACAGCATCCCGAGCCGCGCCATGACGTCGACCTGGGCCGGGTTGTAGAGGTCCCGCATCGCGGCCCCCATCGTCCGGGAGGCGAAACTTGCCCCGCGTGGTGCGTCGTCGTGCATCTGCTGCTCCAGCGACGGGTGCGCCGCGTGCAGGTCGCGGACGTAGGGCACCATCCGCTCGGCGAGGTCCTGGCGGGTCTGCTCGTCGGCGTCCTCGGGCAGGTTCTCGAAGGCGTCCGCGTTCGGGTCCGGCGGTAGGTCCTGCAGCATGTCCGCGTAGGCCTGCAGGCTCTGCGGGCCCAGCACCCTGGTCATCACGACCATCAGCGATCGGTCGGTCTCGGACAGCTCCGCCTGCGCCGTGGCCGGCGCGAAGTCCGACGGCAGGTCGGTCGGGGTGCCGTCGCGCATGATCGTGCCGAGCTCGGCACGGATCCGCTGCAGCCGCTCGATGGTCTCGGCGAGCTCCGAGTCGAGGGTGCG is from Pseudonocardia autotrophica and encodes:
- a CDS encoding transposase, which gives rise to MLVSSEERRGAGAGSSGSTASSSGPRSAGGPSPRPSRRSFSAEYKLAIVAEYENAPNGEKGAVLRREGLYSSHVIEWTRARDVGALEGVADSRRSAKRPKRSAEAAELERLRARNAKLESDLTKTRTALDIMGKAHALLEQLSESADDQEPPAPRKRR
- a CDS encoding MerR family transcriptional regulator — translated: MAWSTREIAELAGTSLRAVRHYHEVGLLAEPERRSNGYKQYGVAHLVRVLRIKRLTDLGFSLAQIAAMGDADDHPEEALRTLDSELAETIERLQRIRAELGTIMRDGTPTDLPSDFAPATAQAELSETDRSLMVVMTRVLGPQSLQAYADMLQDLPPDPNADAFENLPEDADEQTRQDLAERMVPYVRDLHAAHPSLEQQMHDDAPRGASFASRTMGAAMRDLYNPAQVDVMARLGMLLREEPAGDRE
- a CDS encoding IS3 family transposase, which encodes MNGAFTELRAAEVSIKAACALTGRSRATHYRRADPAGVTLGPLHGPHRARRLPPSTITDDERAAVLALLNSEDYRDLAIPQVWARELDEGRWWCSQSSMYRIARAAGQNRERRAQATHPPRVRPELVAHGPSEVWSWDITALKGPRKGEWYKLYVVLDIFSRYVVGWLAANAEDAVVAKDFLADAVARNHVIPQTIHADRGGSMTSKPVSELMVDLGICRSHSRPQCSNDNPFSEAQFKTLKYVPDFPDRFGSLADARAFCERFFEHYNHEHRHSGIGMHTPASIHFDTATEVRAQRQTVLDRAHAQYPERFSRRPSPPRLPEQAWINQPVLQPTQ